From the genome of Fundulus heteroclitus isolate FHET01 chromosome 7, MU-UCD_Fhet_4.1, whole genome shotgun sequence, one region includes:
- the LOC105919637 gene encoding glucose-6-phosphatase 2 encodes MDFIHILGVQTIQHLQNNYKEYNSFLSLMSAVGDPRNIFSVYFPLWFHLSHDVGTKMIWVAVVGDWFNLIFKWVLSGQRPYWWVHETHLFQNGTKPHLDQFHITCETGPGSPSGHAMGSSCVWYVMVTATLNFARSSCISSVRSFQRFHLLRSVLWTAFWVIQINVCISRVFIATHFPHQVLLGLAIGMLVAEAFDHIPCIYNASLKLYLQVNMFLLSFAVCFYLLLKFLDFDPLWSVAKAKMWCANPDWIHLDTMPFAGLWRNLGALFGLGLAVNSEMFIQSCKGKNGCNNTFKLMCMAANLTFLQLYDLIKMPTQSEALFYLLSFCKSASVPFGVIAVIPYCVHLLIRDDERKLS; translated from the exons ATggattttattcacatattaGGCGTCCAAACTATACAGCATCTGCAGAACAACTACAAAGAATACAACAGCTTCCTTAGCCTGATGTCAGCAGTGGGTGACCCTCGTAATATTTTCTCTGTCTATTTCCCTCTTTGGTTCCATCTCAGTCATGATGTTGGTACCAAGATGATATGGGTGGCTGTTGTCGGAGACTGGTTCAATCTTATTTTCAAGTG GGTTCTGTCTGGGCAGAGACCTTATTGGTGGGTTCACGAAACCCACTTGTTCCAGAACGGCACAAAGCCACATTTGGATCAGTTTCACATTACGTGTGAAACAGGGCCTG GTAGTCCGTCGGGTCATGCCATGGGCTCATCATGTGTGTGGTACGTGATGGTCACCGCCACTCTAAACTTCGCCAGGTCCTCCTGCATCTCTTCTGTCCGGAGTTTTCAAag GTTTCATCTCTTGAGGTCCGTTTTGTGGACAGCCTTTTGGGTCATTCAGATAAATGTTTGCATTTCCAGAGTTTTCATCGCAACACACTTCCCTCATCAGGTCCTCCTCGGACTCGCCATCG GTATGCTTGTGGCTGAAGCATTTGACCACATTCCCTGCATCTATAATGCAAGCCTGAAGCTGTACCTCCAGgtcaacatgtttcttctctCGTTTGCTGTTTGCTTTTACTTGCTCCTAAAGTTTCTGGACTTTGACCCTCTGTGGTCGGTTGCCAAAGCCAAGATGTGGTGTGCAAACCCAGACTGGATCCACCTGGACACCATGCCGTTTGCCGGACTGTGGAGGAACCTGGGAGCCCTGTTTGGTCTGGGGCTTGCAGTGAACTCAGAGATGTTCATTCAGAGCTGTAAGGGGAAAAATGGCTgcaataatacatttaaactcATGTGCATGGCTGCAAATCTCACCTTTCTGCAGCTGTATGATCTAATCAAGATGCCAACTCAAAGCGAGGCACTCTTTTACCTTCTGTCTTTTTGCAAAAGCGCGTCGGTTCCTTTTGGCGTCATTGCTGTCATACCTTACTGTGTTCATTTGCTAATCAGAGATGATGAGCGGAAACTCTCTTAG